The Sesamum indicum cultivar Zhongzhi No. 13 linkage group LG9, S_indicum_v1.0, whole genome shotgun sequence genome segment cagatGCTAAAGTCAAGAAACGAACTTGGGGGActaaagtaattttaaacaaaaacttaAGGGACCGAATATAACACTTACCCTAAATATATTTCactctttaatatatattatataagaataaagtatacaaaaattaatttcatcatattaaagaaaaaaaatactaatttatcaattagtGTAAAGTTTGAAgagttgaataagttaatcattttatcaattaaaggAAATTTTTagctttacaaaaaattagtacgGTGTTGTCATTTTCCACCCTTGGGAGTATGAAgaccttttcttttgtatataGTTAGCCATTGTGGCACACCATTTCTACGTGCAcataataactaaattttttacatatttaaaatatattagaaataatattataaataaaaataaaatctataagtcaatacattatattaaaagattatcaattaatgtaaaatataaagctcgaattcatatttatttgttgaattaaaaGTTTCGGGCCTCAATTTTTACCATTTAAACAAAAGCCCTCATTGGCCGAACGTGTGAGACAGTAACTTCAATTAAATTTCGTTGATGTATATTGTGATTTCTTTCAGATTATGTGGgtctattgtaatttattattaattatattttgacaattatttataagttgagaattattaattcatattgtaatataatgaaatatttatcgtttttgataaaaaaaataaattatagtccGCACATTTAATCCAACCAAATCTTCTGGATTATTATGATGACTAAGTGGGCCTCGTGGATAGACCCAGCTTATTGGGCTGAATCTGCATCGGCCCAATTGGTGGTAAACTTTTCTAAGCAATCAACCCAAAGCCCTACCTAATATAAAAGCACGAAACCCTATCTTGCTTTCGTTACGTCTCCTCGCATAATATCGCGCCACCACACAGGAGGGGGAGGAGTCTAAGCCGCCGCGTCGCCACCAGGTGCGAAGGGTTTCGATAACTCGTGAATTCCCCATTAACGTTtgcaaatcttcatttttgatgaaaatgtaCTTGGTTTTATGTTGCTTCATTCGTTTTAGCTGTGAGTTTTGTTTAGTTTTACGGTCAATTTTACTTGCCTGTTTTAGTTGATTCACTCTCTGGAGTTGAGATTTGTGTTTCAATGACGATTTTATGAGCTATGCCCTTGTTGAACTTTGTGAATGGGTTATTTTCTGAACTATTTAATGGAAATAGTTCCAGATTTCTCTACGTTGAATTTCTAGTTATGCTCAACCTGTGTGTTTCGTTCATATTTGAATATAGATTGAATTCACCTAAATGCCAGCAATATTTAGACACGATACTGTGAATGGGTATTCAAATTGAAAACctattaattgaatatctTGTCTATGGGTTTTTTGGGATGATATATGATGCGAATGCCTCTTGGAAACTTGGGAAGGTGTTTGGGTTTAATTTCTATCCGCATGTTTCTTGCCTAAGTTATGTATTCTTCTGCAGAAGACATGGCTGTTCCATTGCTGGACAAGAAGATTGTGAAGAAGCGGGTCAAGAAGTTCAAGAGACACCAGAGTGATCGCTTCATCTCTGTGAAGGTTATTTCCTACTCCATTTTGCTTCTATGCAATACTATTCACTGTTACTGGATTGGATCTAAGCCAATGTTCTTGCCCTTGACCTCAAATTTCCACTGAATTGATGCTGCATTTGAGTGCCTGTAAAAGGATACCCGTTTATGGCTTAGTTACTTCTTCTATATTGCTTATTGGCCATCCACTTGAAAGTGGATGGGCCTGCTTTTCGCTTTTGACGCTTAAGATTGCATTTCGAGCTTGCTTGTGTTGTGTGATAACTGATACCAAACTATACTTTATAAGATGTACACCATTTCCAGCATTTCTTATTTAAAGGGTACTTTTCTAATTTAGTTTGCTGTGCTAAGCATTTCGGTTCCTGTTtctgttttattatttaccaCACTAAATTTTGTCTTTGTTTGGCAGACAAACTGGCGCAGGCCCAAGGGTATCGACTCCCGTGTCAGGAGAAAGTTCAAAGGATGCACGTTGATGCCAAATATTGGTTATGGCTCAGACAAGAAGACCCGCCATTACCTTCCTAATGGGTTTAAGAAGTTTGTCGTGCACAACGTGAAAGAGCTGGAAGTTCTAATGATGCACAACAGGttttgtttcatttcattGCCTTTTTgattccatcaatttttttataataatcattgCATTTTATCTGATTTCCATTTCCTATCCAACTTTGAATTATGGCTAACTCTTTGATCTGTATGGTATACCAGGACATACTGCGCTGAGATAGCACACAATGTTTCcaccaagaaaagaaaggatatCGTCGAACGGGCAGCTCAACTTGATATTGTTGTGACGAACAAATTGGCTAGGCTGCGCAGCCAGGAGGATGAGTAAGCAGTTGCGTAGCTGTTGTTTTTGTGTTGGAATGTTTTCATTAATAGGTAGTAATCAGAAGATCAAACTTAAGAGTTCACTGTTGAAATTTTGTTTGGAGTTAATAGTTATTGATTCAGACATGTATCATGTACGACATGCTATTTGATTGAGATCTGCAATGACATTCTGGTTTTGAATTGAAGTTTTGTGTTCTTTGTTTGCTCGAGCATTCGATCATTTTAAGGCCAGTTTGTTTTTGTCATGTTGGATTTGTGATGGTTATATGAAGCACCAGCACCCCTCAAGTGATGTAACTggaatttttatattctgaCCTTAAAACTTGCATAAGTTTGAGCTTAAATGTGGTGACTGATGAGTCCTAATTTCTATTGAGTGGTTAATCTTGCTCTTTGGGAAACGGGGTTTGATATTTAGATACGGTGAGTTTTGTATAGCTGCACATAGAGATGTGATGGCGTTGGTTTTCCATGATATTAGCTAGTATGTATAtgaaattggatataaaaaaatcatgtagCCAGTAGGATTCTTCATGAGGCTGGTTAAGCTCCAATAGTCCGTGCCCTAGTAGGCCGAATATGAGGCTGGTTAAGCTCCAAATTTCCAATCAATTGCTACACAGATGACGATGAGCAATATTTGTGTCCATATCTTAGTTTTAATGCAAGATCCAAGAATGATTATTTGTTCCCTCATTCCCTAGGTACATgcaatatttagaattaacttgttagaataaatacttttatcatgtaacccgcagaaaaaaaaatttctactCAAAGCATAGAAATAAGTGACTACTATTGATATATGAGGGGTAAATCTGTGTCTATGACGAgttttatactattttaacCCCCATTCAAACAGTATTTGTCAGGTTTCAATTAAGTTAAAAGCTATAAATTATgcttttttaatcaattaattatacttaccaCCACCCTTCAAGTAATACTATATGTTGAAAACGCCCCAAGTTCAAAATGTACCAAAGGTCCATCTGATGTCGCGCTGATGTGGATTTTATGACCTCTAAAGTGCCAGTAGGAATTGTTTAGATATTTCCAACCCCTAGCATTTATATATACGCACTTACATAGGATAATCAGGCAAAATCATACCCTAAATAGTAAGGTTAACTACATGGAAAGAATTGGACTTGATATTTTCCCCTTCAACTATAATTcaaagtatattaattttgatttcttactCGTTCTAAAAACTATATAGCAGTAGctcaaattcataaatttatgcCAACAATCAAAGTATTATGCGCGAAAATCTTTTGTGGagcaaattataaatgtaaagATTGGACAACAAATAATTCCTAAAAGAAATCTATAGGTTGTGTCAACTGAGATGTAAGATgctatttttattctatatttcatatttatattagtttcAAGGAAAAAATACTTACAATTAATCCTCcaggaaaacaaaataattttctgcaatttttttaaaaataattacactcccatctcctgaaatttggtgGTGTAATTAGATTTCGACTCTCTATAGTTTGGAAAATAACATCTGACAcctttgaggtttgcttcgtctaacaaattagtttatttgttagtcaaaatttactaaatttactgatattaacagaaaaattgattgaaaattgatatatacactcaattgacttattgtaagataaataatttcttttcgaactaaactacccacccttataatggtgaagacgtatgaggataatttgattataaaaaaaaactatttgaattgtaataagtcaattgggggtaggtaaatatagattttttttaattttttttattaatattaacaaattcgaTGGATTTTTTTACTAACGAAGGGActaatttattagacaaaaacaaattctagaaatgctaaatgtaataaatcacatataattacactaaatcttaGGAATAGGgtagtgtaattatctttttttttatacataatttttaaagtataattttactttctttttagTTCAAACAAACataacaattcaaatatatacataagtgCTTAGGCGgcaaaattgtccaaaaaagtaaaatgaacacttcaacaattataaaaaacacGTCACCGTCACATCAGATtctaatgcaatttttaacGCCATTAAAtaaagtgatattttttatatatttttatctttagaAGATGTTTGTGGTATATGGTATAGTTGGAGGGAGGTAAAGTGTAATTaagctgtttttttttttttttaaataattggaaAGATGGAGAGCAGAGCACCGTAATAGTATTATCGGATTTTCCAAAAACAGCAGATGAAGGTGTGGATAACGTACAGCCAACCACTGAAGCAACTCTCATTTCTCGCCAAACATTATACCCAAAACGCACAGagcaaaaactaaaaaagatTCTGACCAACCAATAATAATACCAATACTCAAATCCTTTCTTCTGTGTCTTTTAGTCAAAGCCTTGAAATCCCATGGCAAACACTTTCCCGTAGCCAACGAACACGCCCCTCAACGTTTTCTTGGTTCCCAGTAATGGAGTCCCGCGCTCGACGTCGTCTGGCTCTCCTTGCTTCCCACGTTAGCCCACCTGCGAGAACCCTGCCCACTTGCCTTTCGGCTTCCGCTTGCGCTTCTCACACCAATCGAGATAAGCAAATGAAAAAGGGTGACAGTAGTGATTGTGTTTTTTGCAAGATTATTGGCGGTGAAGCTCCTGCTGTAAAGGCATGGATGGTTCTTgccttttgtttcttattttctgtgaatttttagttatgattCTTTCCCTTTGTGTTTGAATTCTTCGCAGATATCTAGTCTAAGCTGATTGCTAGGTGGTACTTGCTATCTATCTCTTTAGAAATGCTACTTTGTGTTATGTGTTTTTCTCACAAGATATTGGTAACTCCTTGATATCTTTATGGATGAGTTGATCAGTTGCTTTTGTCATTTGCAACATTAGTGTTGTTTTACTAGTGTTCAACTTATTGCAAGTGGGTAGTAAGTGACTGTATCTTTTTTGCCTGATCCTCGGGAGTTTAGTGGGGGAAGTTGGTTTTTGGATCTTGTTTTAGTGGATGGAAGATTGGCACATCACTGCATAAATGTGACTAAAATGCAACTCGTTTGCACGGAAAATGTTGATTCGATATGATTAAAGAGAGTGCAAGAATGTGCTGGAAAATATTATGGATATGCCTCAAGCTTAAAATGGCACCCCTAATACATCACGGAATGCTTTTTCATTAGCAAGTCCAGCATTGGGAGGGACATTGAGAAGGTATTAGCTTTTCCCCAAGAAGACCCGACCATGTTTAAATGCGGACCCAGCTAAAGCAAATCAGGGGCTAAATAACTTATAGAAGATCCAGTTGTAGCCTTTGTTTGTGCATTTTGTGAAGTGAGTTGGAGCATTTTCCTACTTCGAGATTTCTATAGTTTACCAGCATCATAGACCTTGCAGAAATATGCATTTGTTGATGCCTAACACTTTGAATCCGACATGGCTTGGTGCTTCCGAGTGGGTTCTGAAATTCAATATCTATGGGGCAATCCTGGCTACATCTTTGAGCTGGCAGCTTAGCtttctctttgtatttttgtttcaagaaTATTTCTGAAGGAGTTGTTGATCAGCCGCCAACTAGATGTCACACTGCAATGAAtcatttcaagaaatggaaTTTTAAAGCAGATGAATACGATCtagaacaaattaattagaagGGGAAACAAATTAGGAATTGGCTTTCTTGTGAAAAGGGATAGAACATTCTCAAGGTGGTTTTAGCtgtttattatctttttaatgttttgtGATTCTTTTCTATAATGAATTGTGAGTGACTTTTGTGGAGTATCTATCTGCTCCTTAGTCTTAACTTTCTCCTGTCTCTTCATGGTTACGTCATctgttaattatattcatcatGTTGATGCTTAAGATGTGCGTGCACTTCTTCCTTCTCGAAATTCAGGATAAATTCTATCTGTTGTAACGGTTAAGTCGCTGAATAACTCCCACTGCTTGTCAAGTATACATTGCAACCGTGAAAGTATCAGAACTCATTTGATTTCCACTTCTGTCAAGTATAAGAAGTAGAACTTGTTCGTTACTTTTTATGATTGGTCTTCTGAAGGCTGATTATTGGTCACATTCGGTTTGATTACAGTTATATGAAGATGATGAAAGCCTGTGCATTTTGGACACATATCCTTTGTGTCATGGGTAAGGTATCATCTCTCAGAACAgcacatatttttctttcatcttgCCTAATGAGGTCTTAATGGAGTGTATGCAAAGTTTGGCGTTTGTCACAATAGTTTgaacagaatttttttttttcaaaatttcgtTGTATATCTTTCTTGTTGCTTATAAagattttcatatgaaaatacTAGTTCATACAGGTTTAAGCTCAACCATATTTGATTCTTCATTTACCTTTTCATTGTGCGAGCCACAATTGAGACTGCTTACTGAATGTTTACTACTTCTTCCAGGCACTCTCTGATTATCCCAAAGTGTCATTTTCCTTCATTGGCTACAACTCCTCCATCAGTAAGTTGCTTTAGTAAAAggtgataaattattttatcatctaGGTTTATTTTCCATTCTTCGCGATGTAGAAAGACATTCTTATATGGTTCTCACGTTCGAGAGCAGGCATCCtgtataaatatgtatgtGGGCTAAagcaaaaaacataaaatcataCCGTTGCTACATTGCCGTTATCAGACTTTATTCATGCAAAAGACTAACACCTGATATGAAgttgtaaatttaaattaataataacgtATTGCAACTGAAACTTTCACCATACAATGACCAAGAGTTCAAATTGTTACTTTGATTCTCTCCTTTTCCAGCAGACTTTTGAAGAGCCTTATTAAACCATATTTCCTTTTCGGAATGTCACAGACGACCTGCACTCATGGCAGGCCCCTGAGAAGTCCATACTAGTTCTTTAACTGCCGCATGCATGATTCCTCTTACTTGTTACCAACATCATCTTGTATCCACCTTCACCTTTATGTCTGTGGTTATTATTCTGTTGCTCTCGAATTGCGGCTTAAAAAACCTtctcttaaattaaaaaatgacgCTAGTACACTCTGGTCTGGTGGCATTGATGGTCGAGATTTTGGTGTTGTTGATGGTGGGATGAAATTGAGTTTCGGTATTGTGGTTGCCTTCAATCTTTTAGATGTCGAGGCAGAATGGAGACCAGATGTCGGAATTGTGTTCTCttcttatcttttctttttatatttctaaagtTTCATTCTAGGTGTGAACTTTGTAGACTCTTTATTATAGCAGAACAATAAATCCTGGATCATATTGATGAAGCACCAAAGACTACACGTACTGACGAGATTACATTTTGTAAAGAGTGCTGAATTCCAGACACCTCTAACTCACAGTATTATGATGCAGATTATTGCGGCCATGTGCTCGAAAGTGCCCCTGATCAGCAACGCCGTCATGAAAGCTACTGGTTGCGGTATGTCTTCGTTTGACTAGGCTCTACGTTGCTTTATTCTTGATGAATAAAGACTGTTACAGAACCATGAACTGTAAAACCAAAGCTGCCTGTAATCTTGGCCCATTACCACTAAATATACTGGCGTAGTTTGCTTATTCTAACTATTCTCTAGAGGGTATCAGAATAATTATACCCAAGATAATCGAGAAACTTCCTCTAGAGATGACGGCACTCTGAAATTCATTGTACTATAGATCCATTTATACAGTGCATGTGCATAAACTGTTATGTGATCGCGTCATCTAAGGAAAAGAGTTGATCGGTCCCcaaaaactatttataaaGCTCTCACAGAACAAGTGAGAAAGAATTGAGTCTGTGTGACGAGTGAGGGAAAATGGAAGAGATGAAGCACAGTGGAGAACATTGCATGTGTGAGAAAATTACAAGACAGGCTGTGAAATGTATGCCAAAAACAAGAAGGAAAATCAAACATACAAACATATAACATTTTGATGTCTTTTGAGGATTAATTGCTCGTACGTCAACCGTCGTTCCCGTCgttcaaatttcttttattagaaGTCACCAATTAACTACATATAACTAGGGTGCCTGTAAACATGTAAGATCACAAAGATGAATAACCACTTTTCATCCATGCAGATTCTTTCAACTTGCTAGTTAACAATGGCGCAGCTGCAGGCCAAGTTATATATCACGTAAGTTCATATTACGTTTCGACAGTCCAATCCAAGAACATGTGTCCGTTTTCTTCCTCTCTTACTATGCTCAAATGAAGATAAACTGATACTTGTAGTAATTTTGTGATGGCAAGTTCAGACCCACATTCACATAATTCCCCGTAAAGCACACGACTGCTTATGGTCTTCTGAGGTACGCGCCGACTCCTCTCGTAATTTTCTACTCAATGTGCAGATGAGCCAAATTCTTGATATAGAATATGAATCATTTGAACAGTCTCTACCAAGACGGCGACTGAAGTTGGATCAAGAAGCCTCGCAACTTGCAAACCATATTCGTGCAAGTATAGTATTTGTGAACAACTATGAGAATGACGATAGCAAAGGTCAAGCGTCGAGTCTTGTTGCGAACTAACTAGAGAGATGGTTAATGGTCGTTGCTGCCAATACACGGTATGTAGATATTTGTGATAAATACaggttttgaatattttcaagcTACTTGAGTGTGGAGCTTCAGAAATGCTGTAGTTTGATAGTGAATGTTTGAAAATGCTGGTGCTGCTTCACCTTGGTGATCCAATGCAGTATTGTTGGAGTATTTCTCTAGACAATCACAATTGTCCATGTATAATCACATATGTTTATGTATTTGTCGGTTGCACATATGATGTCGGGGCTATAgtcataacaaaatataaatttcatttatttatttatttttttgtggggGGATGGGATTTTCctagtaatttattaatagaCATTGCTAAgaatagataattaatttcCACACCAAATCCATTGACTTTAAATAACTAACTTGACCCGGAGAAGTCTTCCTTTGGTCAAACCGGGTCGCTCCATTTCTCTGACCATGTTTAACTGTCCTTATCCAAATCATCCGCCTGGAAATAGCCACACGGGTTGtagaaaaaagcaaaattaattctagaaCTATCCAATGAAAATTCAgcacaattttaaataatataatgtcCATGTCAAAACTCTCTGtccatttatataattgtcaaaagaaaaaaaaaatggaaaaaggtCTATccatatgaattatttttctcaactCATTTCCttacaataaaattcatttttatatttaatgtagTGGAGTGGAAATATTaacttttacttattattttgtagaattattaatatatatacaatagcatttaaaaaatacttctaATCTTTCCAACTTTAAGATTTCATACTCAAAACGAAGGAAGTCGAAGATTTAGAATTATATGAGTCTGATCTTTGggataaaatttcatttatttgaaaggcaaattaaatgatgaaataaatataaattagatccacatcccaaaaatatttattttaaatattttcaatccAAAATGGTAAATTAGTCATAATGGAGTATTAGGTACACtgtgtttaaattaataattaccaaaatagCTAATTGTAATTACTAATAACACGTAatttgttttccattgagGCTTATTAAATTCTAACTTTACTCTTATCTTCATAAATCTgatcattcaaaaattttaaagtaatgGGTTCgaaattttacaatatatatatatatataataaatgtttgttgataattgattgataaatggtaaatagttaatttattgtGGACTATAATTGAAAtcttcattataatttatttaatatttgactaaaaaaatagattaaattgAACCACACTTATTAggatattttcttatatgaaTTGGATgtacaaatatcaaattatttgctTTATATTATATCGACCGTAGGATTTACATTACACAGACGTGTCATGATTCATATTGTTAGTATACACACACTCGCTTTACATAAaaacaattttcatttattacgatattgatataatatgatttgtattatttaatattttcacacGCAATTCCATAAATATGGTCAGTAAGTACAGATAGGTTGAACGAGCAATTAACAAAATCTcgcttttctccttttttcttaGTCCGCACGAAACGTAAGTTCattgtatttgtttgtttttcgGATAGCAGGAAAGTATTACGAATGTTTGACTATATCTTTATAAAATgcattgaataatattttaacttatttttacttattttcaactcataaaacttaaaaatcaaatatgttatattttttaaaaatgcaaataattatatatcttgtaaaaagaaaaagaaaaagaaattttagaaataaaatccaaacaaagcctTGTGTTGGGCTTTTCATATTACCCAGCCTGGCAATAGTCAAAATCGGGAAATTTCTGGATCCACGCATTCCCTTATTCTTCTGTTCCGCAAGGAATTTCATTCTCCCTTCTACTTCAAATTCCAAgacccccccacccccaccccactcCCAAATTCTCCAATTCATACTGTTTTCTTACACATAACGTCCATttctatacatacatatatacacaccaaCGGCTACAGTCGTATACGTAGAAGTGACTGCTTAATTTGAGAGTGTATATATAGCTGAAACAGCAGAAATAATAGGGAGAggggagaaaaggaaaatgtcGCCAACGGTGGCGGCGTCGGCGGCGGAGAAACAGGCCGAGCAGCTGAGACAAGACGGGAACACTTACTTCAAGAGAGATCGATTTGGCGCCGCCATTGATGCTTATACTGAGGTG includes the following:
- the LOC105170533 gene encoding 60S ribosomal protein L32-1-like, whose amino-acid sequence is MAVPLLDKKIVKKRVKKFKRHQSDRFISVKTNWRRPKGIDSRVRRKFKGCTLMPNIGYGSDKKTRHYLPNGFKKFVVHNVKELEVLMMHNRTYCAEIAHNVSTKKRKDIVERAAQLDIVVTNKLARLRSQEDE
- the LOC105170534 gene encoding adenylylsulfatase HINT3-like isoform X2; this encodes MESRARRRLALLASHVSPPARTLPTCLSASACASHTNRDKQMKKGDSSDCVFCKIIGGEAPAVKLYEDDESLCILDTYPLCHGHSLIIPKCHFPSLATTPPSIIAAMCSKVPLISNAVMKATGCDSFNLLVNNGAAAGQVIYHFRPTFT
- the LOC105170534 gene encoding adenylylsulfatase HINT3-like isoform X1; translation: MESRARRRLALLASHVSPPARTLPTCLSASACASHTNRDKQMKKGDSSDCVFCKIIGGEAPAVKLYEDDESLCILDTYPLCHGHSLIIPKCHFPSLATTPPSIIAAMCSKVPLISNAVMKATGCDSFNLLVNNGAAAGQVIYHTHIHIIPRKAHDCLWSSESLPRRRLKLDQEASQLANHIRASIVFVNNYENDDSKGQASSLVAN